Sequence from the Methanobrevibacter arboriphilus genome:
ATTCTTTAATATGGTTTCTAAATTCTAACGCTCTTGGACTTCTAAGCCACATACCAAGACTATACAAAACATTTATATCATAAAAATTCACAGGTTTATCAGAACCGACTAATATGCATTTTTGCATATTGCTATTTTGATCAATTTCACCAACTTTTAACAATTCATTAATGTTTCTATCAATAGTTGATTGATTTACATCAAATAAAACAGTGAAAAAACGGTTTGTAAACCAACACATACTATTGTCATCTATTTTAGTTTCTCTTTCATCTAATCCGTAGCCATGGATTAAATCTTTAAATTTTTCTAAATTATTCATAATTTTACTCCTTAATATCATGTTACCACACAGTTATAATTTTAACGACCCATATTAAGGATTTCTGTGCGGTAGGGTCGCCAACTAACGTATCTGGCACGGTTTACCAACTTGTACAAAAAAGGTAAATATCCTATGAGCAGACTTGCACTACTCCATTAAAAACAGCTTTTTGTTTATAGGATAAAAAAAAATTAATAAAAGTATATTAAATTTAGCCTACTCCTTCGAGTGGTGTAGAACCATCATAACCATCTACTAATTCAGTTAATTTATTAGTTTTAATAGTCATTTTATTACTGAATTGGTCTTCAGGACTCCATTCACTTGTTCTTTTAATAGTACCTCCAAACATTAAAAATTCATGCACATAAGGAGTAGAATCAATAGAATCATTTGTATTTTCTTCACCACTCCATAATGCAGAGTAAAAATTACCCACTGCAAAAACTCTTAATTGTTCTTTAATTTGCTGCTTATTTTTACCATACGCAACACCTTCAACACTAACCTCTGCACCAGTATTAGGAGCACCTATTTGTACTTCACCATCACTGGTTAATTTAGTGCTAGTATCATCAGCTTTTTCTGGTGAAAAACTTGTTAAAAAGTTAAATTCAACTGGTCTTGCATTTTCTTTAAGCCATACTTTTAAAACACCGTTTTTAAGATCTATTACTCCAGACATAAATCCATCCTCCTTTTTTAGTTTATTATATCAATATTTCCTAGAACATCAACAATAGTTAGAATATTGTCTTGTTTATCATTCATTAAAATTTCTACTTTAGGTGAGCTTGTTTTACTAATACTTGTTTTTAAATCAGTAATGAATCCTGCTTTAAGATATTTCTCTTTTATATTAGAAACAGCCATGTTAAAATCTTCAGAAGCAATACGATTATTGTCTTTTCCAATAATATTAAATATAGCTCTTCTAATTTCATTCATAATCAAATGATGTACTCTGTCTATTTTAAGATCATTAGTATCATTTATTTTTTCATTCCAAGTACAAGTCCCACTATTGACAATCTGAAGTATATTATTAACTTTATCCCTATAACCAGTAGCTAAAGCACCATTATTCAATATAGCTTCATAAATACTTGTTCCATACTTTTCTTTAGTTGTTTCTCCAACTACTCCATCGAGAACATAATGAGTTAAGCTTCTATTTTCATCAACACTAGCAACTAAACCAGCGAAATAAACACTCATATCAATTATTGAGTATTCTTCAGATTCTATTTCCTGAGGAGTAGTAGCTATTGCATAAATTCCTCCTGTTTTGAATTGATTGAAAACAGCAGTTAAACTTGATGTTTCTGGATCTGTAGGATAGATTAATCCAAAACCAAACATATTTTGGAATTGCTCGTCCCTAAATGTTTTATACATTTCTAATTGATCTGATGTTAATAAATATGGAATATTAATTATACTAACTTCTGTTTTTTCTAATTCTTCAAAAGCATTAGATAATTTTTCATTTGTTAAAGCATAATCTGGTGTAGTTGTGCCAGTTGTTATATTAACAAGTACAATGTCTTTAAGTGTTGGAAAATGTTTTTGTAATAACTGTAAATATTTATATCCTAACGCTTCAGTAATTTCTGTTTTTTGATCTTCAACAGCTTGCTCAATAGTAGGATATGCTTTAAACGCAAATGAACTGTCTTTAAACGGTGCTATAATGCATAAAACATTTCTATTCCCAATATTTTTAATAGTTTCAGTTCCTTCACTATAATTAATCTTTGGTTCACCTATCATTCTATTTTTCCTCCTTTATATTCTTCAAAGGCTTCTTTTAACTTTTCACCTTTTAAATCTTTATTATATTTTTCACTGGCTTTGAATCCAGCTACAAGATACTGGTTTTCTTTTTTTAAATCAAAATCATATTTTTTTTCTTCTAAACTAGTATAATCTATTTCAATATTTTCAGCTGCATTTTCCAATTCTTTAGAAAAACTTACAAGATCCTTAGCTAATTTATTACCAATTTTAGCTTTTTCAGCTAACTCCTCAGGTTCAACAATAGCTAAATCAATGATTGTATTATAACCTGCATCTCGTAGTTTTTGTGCTGTTTTTTCCCCTACTTCGGGCAATTCTTCAAATTCAACCATAATTAATCATTCCTAATTTATTTCATAAAATAAGTCTCTTCACTTATTTATTTCTGTATCATCAAAAAAGACACTAAAATCCTCATTTTCTTCTTGATTATAAATATCAATTTCATCAATTTGAACTAGCATATTACTTGCTTTAAGTGCAAACTTGCTCCCATACTTAGAAGAACTATTTCTAAAAACCATATTTGTACGTTTCAACACATCATCCGTTTTAAGAACATTTTTAACAGCTCGACGAGTTGATCTAAGTAATTTACTAACCTCACTATAATCAGCTTTTTTAGTTTTAATATAAACCTCAGTCAAAGCTTTATAATGATCACTATTACTTGTACTATAGTCATGTTCTTCATTAGCTTCTGCAACAATAATAACATTTGATTCTTCAACTAAAACTCCCTCATATGGAAAGGTAACTTTAAATTTCCTTATTAAAGGGTGATTTGATTTTTTCAAAGCATTATAAATCAGAAATGCACTTGTTTCTGTAGTACTAGTATCAGATATTATTTCTTTATCCATAATTATCAGCCCAACTTACTTCTTACAACTTCCCATCCTATTTTCTGAATATCTTTTTGAATATAGTTCAATGAAGGTTCAGCAAAGGGTTTACCTTCGTATTTAACACTTCCTAACTCAATAACAATTGGATATGGGAAACCATCTTCAGATAAAGCAGTTGCTCCAACATCAACCTCACCTTGAGCAGAAGGTTCAACAAAAATAGTATTAACCATCTGAGTAGTGTCAACAGTTCCATTCATCCAAATAAACTGTTCTTGATAAGATCTTATTCTTTCAGCTACACGATTAGATAATGCATTAGGTACATCATTTTCGATTTTTGATTTTATATTCTTCAGAATACTAATAGCTGGAGCAAAAACATCATTATCAATACTATTTATAGTTTTATCAATTTGTGAAGTATCAGTTTTAACACTAACTCTAGTTTTCAATTCAGAAAGTATTGCTCCCATAATAAAACAAGCCCCTTCTTATTTTTTTAGATAGCACTTATTTCAATATGAACTCCTTTGATAAAAGGCTCAATAATTGTTAAATATTTTTTAAAAAGCTTACCACCTTGACCATAATCAATAGTACCTTCATCATTATTTACTGTGACAGATGTATTGTACTTTAACCATAAATTAGAAGCTGTTAATTTAATAACACCATTAAAAAATAATCTAGCCTTTATTTCATCCAAATCATCAATATCATAACGATTAGTATAAGATAATGCTTCATCAAAAGCTTTATTGAAAAAGTCTTCAACTTCCTTTATAGAAACATTATGATTAATACTAATATTTTTTAGCTGTTCTTCATCATCATGATCAATGAATAGTTGGCTTGATCCATCAGATTCAGTATCTTCTGAATTTATTAATTGCCAACCATCAAGTTCAATCAAAATCTTTCTAGCTAATTCTTCTGAAAAAATAGGAATATTAGTTTCTGAAGGTTCTTCAAGATTTGTATCATGAGGAGGAATGTTTCCAATATTCATGCTAAAAACTATCCTTCCTAAATATTTTCTTATTCTGCTGTTAAAGTGAAAGATATTTCTGTATCATCGTTAATAGTAACAGGTTCAATTAATGTTTCATAACCAGTAGCTGTGACAGTAGCAGTCCAATCACCAGCAACAACACTATTAAGAACACCTTTACCATCAACTCCGACGGTAACTTGTCTTGTCACATTATCACTATTTTTAAGTACTGCTTTAGCTCCGTCGATAGGATTATCAGAACTGTCTTTAACAAAAACAGGGACAGTAGGTATGGTTTCTATAGGTGATATGTCCCCTCCATCGGCGATTAAACTTTCTTCTAATATATCAAGAGGAATAGTTGTAGTTACTGCACCTTCTCTGAAGTACATATCCATATCTCCACGAACACGGAACCAATAATCAGTTCTTTCAAGACCTGCTTTTCTTTCAGGTTCAATACTCATGTTCTTCCTAATACCCCATGCAAGATTTTTAGGATCAGTTAACATCATTTTACCAGATGCAATAAGTTCCCTTACCTCAGGGTCATCGAGAGCATTAGGATTTTTAATACTAATCTGTTTGTATTTGAGTTCTGCAAATCCTATTTGTGTTGCATCCCCTAAACCAGTTTGTCTACTAGCTAATAATTCCCTGTATGCGTCTTCAACTTCGAAAGGAACATAAAATACTAGTTTATCTCTTTTACGGAATCTTGGAGACAATTTCTTAATAGCAGTGTTAAATAGTCTTTCTACTTGATTAGCACCCCCCATATCAAAATCAGTTCCTACTTCTAATTGATGAGCTGCTTTTTTAAACCAACCATCACTAATACATAAAAGAGGATCTTGAGATTTAGTTAAATCACTATCTCCAAATGCAGTATATAATGATAAGTCTTCACCAATAGCTCTACCCATTTCACTAAGTAAAAACTGCACTAAGCCTTCCCCTGTGATATTGTCTTCAATATCTTCATCCTGTATTTTTGCACAGGCTTTAAGTTTTCTAGCTATTAAAGTATTAGCTCCAAAACTAAGAGATTTCTTTTCAGTTTCACCTAATTCACGAGTGTTTCCATCATCATCATAACCATTGGTTAATACTCTTCCAACGATTCCAGCACGATTTAAGTTTTTCTCTGGAGCATTCATTAGCTCAGGTTTGGAACCTGCTAACATTATATTGTCTAATGCGGCATAAGCTAAAAACTGACCAAGATGTTCAGGTGATAAAATAGCTTTACCATCTTTTATATTGGTCATATTTTTAAATGCAGCTTCTTGATTTGTTATTTTATCTAAAGTTGTAGTCATTATTAACACACTCTTAATTATTATTATTCATTTTTCATTGATTTTTTAGTTTTATTCATAGAAGCGAATATTCTATCATCTTCAGATTTAGTAGAAACATTAGAATCATCATCTTTTCCTTTTAATGATTGTGATTCTACATCTATTCCTAACTGTTCTGCATATTCTTTATTTTTCTCAACAACTTCGTTATATTCTTTTTTACTTACAACTTCCTCATCTTCATCATTTTCGGGTTTTTTTACAGTGAAATCTATTTTAGATGTATCTATCCCTAAATCTTCTAAATCTTTTTTTATTTTATCAAGTTTTTTCTTCTTCTTATCTTCATCAGTTTCATTTGCTGCTTTAACAGCTTCAACTAATTTATCTTCCTGTTTTTCAAATTTTTCATCTAATATTGTATCTAATTCAGCTTTAGTCACAACATCTTTGTTTTTTTCATTATCATTAGTCATTTTATCACTTTTTAATCCAAGAGAATTATCCTCTCTTTCATTATTTGCTTTATCAATCAATTTACCTAATGAATCCCAAGCATTTTTTAATTTATTAAATGTGGAATCACTTATACTACGCCCTGCTTTTTTAGCTACTTCTAACATTTTTTTAGCTACAAATTCTTGTTCAACTTCCACAGGCTCTCCAAATTCAATAGTATCATCCAATCCAATAGAATATAGAATCTCATAATATTTTTCCTCTTTCCAACTATGAACAACTACCTTATCATCATAAGTCAATTGAACATAGTTATCATCACCAAATTTTTTTCTAATAGCTCCTGAAATTTTATCTCTTTTAGCTTCAAAAGACTCTTTTTTATCTGATTTAGTAGCTGCTTTAACACTACAAAATTTAGCACCAAAAACACATGGTTTTTCCACGAGTGCTATTGTTGCAACAGCAGGATCTGGAATATCTTTAATAAGAACACGACCTTTTTCAGCAGCTTCTTTAAGAACAATATCATCAGCAACAGCTTCTTCAAGTACAGTGACACTTCCACCCGTATAAATGCCTTTATCAACTTTATCCCAAGCATCATCATCAAAAACTTTCAAAGTTCCCATCCAAGTACCTTCAGGATAAGTAATCTCATCACCTTCAATGGTTTTCATAGCTGTGTCTTCTCTTAATTGCCAAGATTCGACAGGAACAGCTACTTCTTTTTTAGTTTTAATATAGGTATGGCCTCCATCGACTTTCCTATATTTTTCCATATATTTGTGAGAAAAATCAGCTATTTCTTCTATTGATAATTGTTTTTCTCCATGTGGAGCGTCGCAATCATCATAGTTTGGAATCAGTAAAGGTAATGTGATGAGTCTTTGTTCTTCATTTTTGTTTACAATCATTGTTTTTGCAATTGTAATCACCTTTTTCTAATTAGTTCTACAGTCAAAATTACATTATAATAAATAATTTGTAAGATTTTGGTGGTGGTTGTCCTATTATTTTAATAAACATGAATAAACCTCTTTTTCATAGCTATCGCTAATATAACTTATTAAAATGTAATAAAATAGGGTTTTTAAAAAATTAGATATAGCTATCACTAGAATAACTTGTTATGAATGCTTTAAAAATTGATTTTAAAATTTTTAGATTAAAAAAGCCAACAACCCAATTTTGGTTATTGGCTTAAAAATCATTTATAAATTAAATATAAAAATTATTAAATAAAAAAGAAAAGTTAATTATTATTGTGGATCAGTTAAAGAACCAACCCATTTGGCTTCACTCATTTTGCGGAATATTTCAGGATTGTTTTTTCTAAAATCATCCATCTCTTTTTCTATCTCAGCAGATTCTTCAGCAGGAATGCCTTCAGTTAAATATCTACTTCGATAAGTTTTATATTCTTCAAAATTTTTAATCATCTTAATCACTTAATATATTGTTATATTTTTATTATTATAAATAATTTAGGGCACAATGAACTATGCCATTTGATTTATTGATTTTATAAACTTCTAATACAGTACCTTTGGGTAATAAAAACTCTACTTCTTCAGGCCTTAAAGAATTTTGTTTTATATAAACTCCTTTAGTTCCTTTTGGAGCATCAATCTGCAAAATACTTCCTTTTTCTGTAGCATGGAATTTTGCAACACCTCTATCAAAACTAGTTGAAGCAAAACCACTGTGTTCAATAGATTGACCTAAATAAAAGTCATTAACATTATTTTTAAACCCTCTAAAAAGATTTGTATCTTCAACTAGCTTAACTTGACTATTATTTAAATTTTTCACCATATTTTTATATTTTTGTTCATTTATACCATATTTAGTTTCTAAATCAGAATTCCATTTACCATTATGATTTATAAGACAATCATTAACAATGTTACCATCATCAGAATACATTTTCATGGATCTTTTCACATTTTCAGAATATTCTTTACTATACTTTTTATCTAATTCTTTTAAACTATCTTCAGATAGTTGATTATTAATTTCTTCATAATCACTATAATCAGATATTATTTCATAGGTACATCCACAATTAATAATATTTCCAGGATTATGATAATTTTCTACATCACCAGGAAACAATAGATGATCTATATCACCACTAACTTCATTTTTAACTTCAAACATATCTTCAAGTTCAACAATCTCATCATCCATATTACTATGACGAGTATTTTCCAATCCAGACCATATCCATTTTTTATGAGTATATACAGGAGGTAAACCATTAGCTCTAGCTTCTTCATTAATAGCTAAAGCTTCGTCATAATCAACCCTATGAGTTTTATAATTTTCAAGATTCTTAGCAAGATTATTTAGTTCTTTATAAGACAAATCGCGACCATTATACATTTTCCCCTCTTCAAGAGATCGTTCAAGAATTTCTTGTCTTGAAACAGTCGGACTTAATTTTTCACTTAAACTATTATATTTATCTAAATCAATTTTAGATTGTTCTAAAGTTCTTTCAACATATTCAAGATTCTTTAAAACTCGCTCAGTTTCCAATTCAGATATAATTCGAGCAGTATTATCTGCAGAAACACTAATAAGATTTCTTGTGACAGCATTATTATCTGTTAAAGGACTATTAAGTATTGTCTGAAAATCACGTACAATAGTAGGATTATTAAGACTGAAAATGTTTAAGAAAATAGCTTCTTGAGCAAAACTATTAGCTGTATACTTATTAAGATCAGGATCATTAATTTGATTAACTTTTTTATCAATAAGATTATTTAGATAAATCTGCAATTGCCTATATAAATCTTTTTCAGACTTAAAACTATACTTTTTTGGATGGTTTGAACTTTTTAAAGCCATTATACACTGATCTAAATGACCAATCACTTTTCGTGCTAGTTTTGGCATTGTTTTCAACCTCTTGTATAATATTATCTCTCAGATTTTCAAGATTCACAATAACAGGATCAACATCCCTATCTTCTTCTAAAGGGATGTTGTTTAAATAATACATATCCATTAAAGGATTATCAGTAACAGGTTCAAGTCCATTACGACGTCTAACTTCATTAGGAGTGAGAGCTGCATGATCCATTAACTTACAATCATTATCTATTTTCTGTGTAAGATCATCTGTATCTAATGTTTTAAGTTCAAAATTATAATCAAATATTTTAAATCCCCATTCGTGGCGAACAATATACTTATTAATCAAAGCAGCTAATGTTCTCTGTTGAGGAATCACTACACTTTCTTTATAATTTTTCTTAGTTTCGCCTGCAACATTACCTCCTAATGCTCCAGTAGTGATTACTCCTGCACGATTAGGATCGACACCATGACTAGTTAGTACTTCATCACGGTTATCAACACGGTACATTCTGAAACTAGCTTCTTTAGTCTCAACAGATAACTTTTCAAACCGTATTTCAACATTTTTAGCACCTTTACGGCTAGGAATAGTTGTAATCATGACACTATGTGGATTCTTCTTAAAAGATTTAAACTTATTCTCAATGTTTTTCTGTATTTGAGTTTTACCAGTTTTAGGGTCTTTTTCTCCTGGGTCAAAATCACCTAAAACACTTACTGAGTAAGTGGGAACTCCATAATTTTCAAAGAAAGAAATATTATACTCTGCTCTTGTTTTATCACCTAATATGGCATTATGTGCAGAAACAGAATCTGGCTCACCATAATATTCATCATCAGTTGAATATTTAACACTTAGTATAATCTCAGTAGCTCTTTTATCAGTGGATAAATAACCTAATGGGTGTTCTTCACCATTTTCTTTATCAATGTCTTTTTCATACCCAATGCGTTTAAACCATCTTTCTTTAGTTCCTCTAATCTGACAGTATTTATTTTCATCTTGATGAATACGTACTGTTTTAGCTGGAATATGAGCTATTTTCTTAGGAATACCTTTAGCTGCATATCCTGTTCTTATAACTTCTAAAACACAATATCCTAATTCTTCAATGTCTCTTCTATTTTTTCGTAATATATCTTCAAGAATTTCATCCGAACCTTCAAAAAACTCTTGTAAAAGTATCTTATTTTTCTCATTAGGATTATCAGTGACAGGTTTAATATTATAACCTAAACCTCCAATATCATTAGATTTTATACGACAAGAAGCTCTATGATAAGTATTAATTTTAGATAGTTTAGCTAATTTATAAGGATCAAGCTTAGGCTGAATAAGACCTTTGTTTCCATAAAAATCATTAAAAGGGTCTTTGATTTGCTGAGATTCTTCTATTGATTCTGATTTAATAGAGTATTGTTCAAATACACTAGATTCAACAGCTTCATCATCTACTATAAAAAATTCAGGAGTTCTGCTCATACTACACTCGCCACCGCTTTTCTTAAATAATGTTTATTATTTCTAATCCAATTATATCCTAAGGTAGCACTATCAACAAGATTGGGGCTCACTTCCATAATTGGCTTCATTTGTAACATTTCATTACAAAATAAAGTATAATAATCCTGCGTTATCTCATCT
This genomic interval carries:
- a CDS encoding helix-hairpin-helix domain-containing protein, with the translated sequence MVEFEELPEVGEKTAQKLRDAGYNTIIDLAIVEPEELAEKAKIGNKLAKDLVSFSKELENAAENIEIDYTSLEEKKYDFDLKKENQYLVAGFKASEKYNKDLKGEKLKEAFEEYKGGKIE
- a CDS encoding XkdF-like putative serine protease domain-containing protein → MITIAKTMIVNKNEEQRLITLPLLIPNYDDCDAPHGEKQLSIEEIADFSHKYMEKYRKVDGGHTYIKTKKEVAVPVESWQLREDTAMKTIEGDEITYPEGTWMGTLKVFDDDAWDKVDKGIYTGGSVTVLEEAVADDIVLKEAAEKGRVLIKDIPDPAVATIALVEKPCVFGAKFCSVKAATKSDKKESFEAKRDKISGAIRKKFGDDNYVQLTYDDKVVVHSWKEEKYYEILYSIGLDDTIEFGEPVEVEQEFVAKKMLEVAKKAGRSISDSTFNKLKNAWDSLGKLIDKANNEREDNSLGLKSDKMTNDNEKNKDVVTKAELDTILDEKFEKQEDKLVEAVKAANETDEDKKKKKLDKIKKDLEDLGIDTSKIDFTVKKPENDEDEEVVSKKEYNEVVEKNKEYAEQLGIDVESQSLKGKDDDSNVSTKSEDDRIFASMNKTKKSMKNE
- a CDS encoding carboxypeptidase-like regulatory domain-containing protein; the protein is MTTTLDKITNQEAAFKNMTNIKDGKAILSPEHLGQFLAYAALDNIMLAGSKPELMNAPEKNLNRAGIVGRVLTNGYDDDGNTRELGETEKKSLSFGANTLIARKLKACAKIQDEDIEDNITGEGLVQFLLSEMGRAIGEDLSLYTAFGDSDLTKSQDPLLCISDGWFKKAAHQLEVGTDFDMGGANQVERLFNTAIKKLSPRFRKRDKLVFYVPFEVEDAYRELLASRQTGLGDATQIGFAELKYKQISIKNPNALDDPEVRELIASGKMMLTDPKNLAWGIRKNMSIEPERKAGLERTDYWFRVRGDMDMYFREGAVTTTIPLDILEESLIADGGDISPIETIPTVPVFVKDSSDNPIDGAKAVLKNSDNVTRQVTVGVDGKGVLNSVVAGDWTATVTATGYETLIEPVTINDDTEISFTLTAE
- a CDS encoding ADP-ribosyltransferase, encoding MPKLARKVIGHLDQCIMALKSSNHPKKYSFKSEKDLYRQLQIYLNNLIDKKVNQINDPDLNKYTANSFAQEAIFLNIFSLNNPTIVRDFQTILNSPLTDNNAVTRNLISVSADNTARIISELETERVLKNLEYVERTLEQSKIDLDKYNSLSEKLSPTVSRQEILERSLEEGKMYNGRDLSYKELNNLAKNLENYKTHRVDYDEALAINEEARANGLPPVYTHKKWIWSGLENTRHSNMDDEIVELEDMFEVKNEVSGDIDHLLFPGDVENYHNPGNIINCGCTYEIISDYSDYEEINNQLSEDSLKELDKKYSKEYSENVKRSMKMYSDDGNIVNDCLINHNGKWNSDLETKYGINEQKYKNMVKNLNNSQVKLVEDTNLFRGFKNNVNDFYLGQSIEHSGFASTSFDRGVAKFHATEKGSILQIDAPKGTKGVYIKQNSLRPEEVEFLLPKGTVLEVYKINKSNGIVHCALNYL
- a CDS encoding phage portal protein; the encoded protein is MSRTPEFFIVDDEAVESSVFEQYSIKSESIEESQQIKDPFNDFYGNKGLIQPKLDPYKLAKLSKINTYHRASCRIKSNDIGGLGYNIKPVTDNPNEKNKILLQEFFEGSDEILEDILRKNRRDIEELGYCVLEVIRTGYAAKGIPKKIAHIPAKTVRIHQDENKYCQIRGTKERWFKRIGYEKDIDKENGEEHPLGYLSTDKRATEIILSVKYSTDDEYYGEPDSVSAHNAILGDKTRAEYNISFFENYGVPTYSVSVLGDFDPGEKDPKTGKTQIQKNIENKFKSFKKNPHSVMITTIPSRKGAKNVEIRFEKLSVETKEASFRMYRVDNRDEVLTSHGVDPNRAGVITTGALGGNVAGETKKNYKESVVIPQQRTLAALINKYIVRHEWGFKIFDYNFELKTLDTDDLTQKIDNDCKLMDHAALTPNEVRRRNGLEPVTDNPLMDMYYLNNIPLEEDRDVDPVIVNLENLRDNIIQEVENNAKTSTKSDWSFRSVYNGFKKFKPSKKV